In uncultured Cohaesibacter sp., a genomic segment contains:
- a CDS encoding TetR family transcriptional regulator — MARKTKAEKEKTYQALIEAAAELFRCQGFTATTLNEIAERAGVTRGAFYGHFSDKSEVIQAIWEEQALPFFEPIREILQNLPDENPAQAFRQQINNLLELFEDNNIVGRAFFIIMHNMEISDKDERLLGFLKDKYRLYENVLCCAYNKLSDAGQLKSGINPEHAALGFLYILIGMINMALMPFGDFDFQRDGYPVFEHHLNSVLKQ; from the coding sequence ATGGCCAGAAAAACAAAAGCTGAAAAAGAAAAGACATATCAGGCCTTGATCGAAGCTGCGGCAGAATTGTTCCGCTGTCAGGGCTTCACCGCGACCACTCTGAATGAAATCGCGGAGCGGGCAGGGGTGACGCGTGGCGCCTTCTACGGCCATTTTTCCGATAAATCCGAAGTCATTCAGGCGATCTGGGAAGAGCAGGCCTTGCCATTCTTTGAGCCGATCCGGGAAATCTTGCAGAATTTGCCTGATGAAAATCCGGCGCAGGCTTTTCGGCAGCAGATCAACAACCTGTTGGAACTGTTTGAAGACAACAATATCGTCGGTCGAGCCTTCTTCATCATCATGCATAATATGGAAATTTCGGACAAGGATGAGAGATTGCTCGGTTTCCTGAAGGACAAATACCGGCTCTATGAGAATGTTCTCTGTTGCGCCTACAACAAGCTCTCGGATGCCGGTCAGCTCAAAAGTGGTATCAATCCAGAGCATGCCGCCTTGGGATTTCTCTATATATTGATTGGCATGATCAATATGGCACTGATGCCCTTTGGCGACTTCGATTTTCAGCGTGACGGATATCCGGTCTTCGAACATCATCTCAACAGCGTTCTCAAGCAGTAA
- a CDS encoding enoyl-CoA hydratase, with protein MTSAGTDPEAAILIEQVGPVRRLIMNRPKNRNALSSAMIEALASAFDQADADEQTRVIVLAANGSVFSAGHDLKEFKTHRSDADKGEAFFSHIFSSCSALMQKIQSIRKIVIAEIQGTATAAGCQLVATCDLAIAVNEADFGTPGVNIGLFCNGPGVAITRSVPRKQAMEMLVTGEMVDAHTAKAYGIVNRVVPKEYLRIVVDKYATEIAGKSAEALQFGKSMIYRQDEMSLADAYDLASKVMTHNLLGDDAVEGIDAFIEKRKADWPSLK; from the coding sequence ATGACATCTGCAGGAACGGATCCGGAAGCAGCGATATTGATCGAACAGGTCGGCCCTGTGCGCCGCCTGATCATGAATCGTCCCAAAAACCGCAACGCTCTTTCGAGTGCGATGATCGAAGCGCTTGCCAGTGCCTTTGATCAGGCAGACGCCGATGAGCAGACGCGCGTTATTGTTCTGGCGGCCAACGGGTCGGTTTTTTCCGCCGGTCATGACCTTAAGGAATTCAAGACACATCGCAGCGATGCCGATAAGGGCGAGGCCTTCTTTTCGCATATTTTCAGCTCCTGCTCGGCATTGATGCAGAAGATCCAGTCTATTCGCAAGATTGTCATAGCCGAGATTCAGGGCACCGCGACCGCCGCAGGCTGCCAACTGGTCGCAACCTGCGATCTGGCCATTGCCGTCAATGAAGCGGATTTTGGCACGCCCGGCGTCAATATCGGTCTCTTCTGCAATGGACCGGGCGTGGCGATCACCCGTTCCGTACCGCGCAAGCAGGCCATGGAAATGCTCGTTACCGGAGAGATGGTCGACGCCCATACAGCCAAGGCCTATGGCATTGTCAACCGCGTGGTACCGAAGGAATATCTGCGCATTGTGGTCGATAAATATGCAACGGAAATCGCAGGCAAATCGGCTGAAGCCTTACAGTTCGGCAAATCCATGATCTACAGGCAGGACGAAATGTCACTTGCGGATGCCTATGATCTTGCAAGTAAAGTCATGACACACAATCTGCTGGGCGATGATGCGGTGGAAGGCATTGATGCCTTCATCGAGAAGCGCAAGGCAGACTGGCCAAGTCTGAAATAG
- a CDS encoding CoA-binding protein, whose translation MDHRDYSSDYLKDILSSVKRIALVGASDRPERASHRVMSFLLDTGYEVIPVNPGKEGQKILGQTVVARLADIAGPVDMVDIFRNSEAAAGVTDEAIAIGAKVVWMQLNVYTDEAAQRAEEAGLKVVMDRCPKIEYPSVMFS comes from the coding sequence ATGGATCACAGGGATTATAGCTCAGACTATCTCAAGGATATTCTCTCCTCGGTCAAGCGGATAGCCCTTGTGGGGGCAAGCGACAGGCCGGAGCGCGCAAGCCACCGCGTCATGAGCTTTCTGCTGGATACGGGCTATGAGGTAATACCCGTCAATCCCGGCAAGGAAGGGCAGAAGATTCTCGGCCAAACCGTCGTTGCGCGCCTTGCCGATATTGCAGGCCCCGTCGATATGGTCGACATATTCCGCAATTCCGAAGCAGCGGCGGGCGTGACCGATGAGGCGATTGCCATCGGCGCAAAAGTCGTCTGGATGCAGCTCAATGTCTATACTGATGAAGCGGCACAAAGAGCCGAAGAGGCAGGACTGAAGGTCGTTATGGATCGCTGCCCGAAAATCGAGTATCCAAGCGTGATGTTCAGCTGA
- a CDS encoding MBL fold metallo-hydrolase, whose product MQKPIMVAGFKVTLLFDGLHDDELSTICHLSGSEAAADARGRYGRDKITIPVNCFLLEKDGKRSLVDCGAGTGWGSGYGRMREELASLGITPESIDDVLITHLHGDHALGLLEDGCAYFPKARIVLSDKEWAFYRNSNKIDDVAEGKKGAFDVAAKIAAAYGDRVLAAPAGMVGDGVELIPLPGHTHGHSGFLIGTREDGLLLWGDVMHLPELQASDPEVSIIYDLYPEQAAETRKTALRDCLEAGFIIGGGHLGCFMRAEWNDSACRLVPIL is encoded by the coding sequence ATGCAAAAACCAATCATGGTGGCGGGCTTCAAAGTTACCCTTCTTTTTGACGGACTGCACGATGATGAGCTCTCCACCATCTGCCATCTGTCCGGATCTGAAGCCGCCGCAGATGCGCGCGGCCGATATGGACGAGATAAAATCACGATTCCGGTCAATTGCTTTCTGCTCGAAAAGGACGGGAAGCGAAGCTTGGTCGATTGTGGTGCCGGTACAGGCTGGGGGAGCGGCTATGGACGCATGCGTGAAGAACTCGCATCTCTCGGCATAACGCCCGAAAGCATCGATGATGTGCTCATCACCCATCTGCATGGCGATCACGCCCTTGGACTGCTCGAAGATGGATGCGCCTATTTTCCCAAGGCGCGTATTGTCCTTAGCGATAAAGAATGGGCATTCTATCGCAATTCCAACAAGATTGATGATGTGGCCGAAGGCAAGAAGGGTGCCTTTGATGTCGCAGCCAAGATCGCTGCGGCCTATGGAGACAGGGTGCTTGCCGCGCCTGCTGGCATGGTCGGGGATGGCGTGGAATTGATCCCCCTGCCCGGTCATACCCATGGGCACTCCGGTTTTTTGATCGGCACAAGGGAAGATGGTCTGTTGTTATGGGGCGATGTCATGCATCTGCCGGAGCTTCAGGCCTCAGACCCGGAGGTCAGCATCATCTATGATCTGTATCCGGAACAAGCGGCCGAAACCCGCAAAACCGCACTTCGCGACTGCCTTGAGGCTGGCTTCATCATTGGTGGCGGTCACCTTGGGTGCTTTATGCGCGCAGAATGGAACGACAGCGCCTGCAGGTTGGTTCCCATTCTGTAA
- a CDS encoding efflux RND transporter periplasmic adaptor subunit — protein MTKHFMLIGLMAILLSGCNNSLFSSADANEGVVEDPNARPAKIATAQRVALSLPKAFPGVTKASKKAILSFRVDGQIEDFPVHAGENLKEGDLIARLDDEPYRNVVASQQAAYDLAKISLERTQKLFEKEHVAKSTLDSAQSTFTAAEAALKSAKDNVKYTELSAPFDGIVAQTYVERYQTVSAGTQIVQFLGTNDINVEFNVPEKLFLRFNPKKLAVYPNLAIQFDSLPGKSYEASYKEIDTIPDSVTRSYAVTVTMPRPDDLTVFPGMSVTASIDLATLLSNSNDGGVLVPLESVFDQDGKRWVWKLDEQNEAHKTEVKVYGLQDGQLRISNGLSEGDRVIAIGVSYVTEGMKVRSFKKEGGL, from the coding sequence ATGACCAAACACTTCATGCTGATCGGCCTGATGGCTATTTTGCTGTCTGGATGCAACAACTCTCTCTTTTCTTCGGCGGATGCAAATGAAGGCGTGGTTGAAGACCCAAATGCACGCCCGGCCAAGATCGCGACGGCCCAACGGGTCGCGCTTAGCTTGCCGAAAGCCTTCCCCGGCGTAACGAAAGCCTCTAAAAAGGCCATTCTATCCTTTCGGGTCGACGGGCAGATCGAAGATTTCCCCGTACATGCAGGCGAGAATTTGAAAGAGGGTGACCTGATTGCCCGGCTTGATGATGAGCCCTATCGCAACGTCGTTGCCTCACAGCAGGCGGCCTATGATCTGGCCAAGATCAGCCTTGAACGCACCCAGAAGCTGTTTGAAAAAGAGCATGTCGCCAAATCGACGCTGGATTCGGCGCAAAGCACCTTCACAGCCGCAGAGGCTGCTCTCAAGTCGGCGAAGGATAATGTAAAATATACAGAACTTTCCGCGCCTTTTGACGGGATTGTCGCCCAGACCTATGTCGAACGCTATCAGACGGTTTCAGCCGGGACACAGATTGTCCAGTTTCTCGGAACCAACGATATCAACGTGGAATTCAATGTGCCCGAAAAGCTGTTCTTGCGCTTCAACCCGAAAAAACTGGCCGTCTATCCCAATCTGGCGATCCAGTTTGATTCCCTGCCGGGCAAATCTTACGAGGCTTCCTACAAGGAAATCGACACCATTCCGGACAGTGTGACCCGCTCTTACGCTGTGACCGTTACAATGCCGCGCCCGGATGATCTCACTGTTTTTCCCGGCATGAGCGTCACCGCAAGCATCGATCTTGCCACCCTTCTGAGCAACAGCAATGACGGGGGCGTATTGGTGCCGCTGGAATCCGTGTTTGATCAGGATGGGAAACGCTGGGTCTGGAAACTGGATGAACAGAATGAGGCACACAAGACCGAGGTCAAGGTTTACGGGCTTCAGGATGGGCAATTGCGCATCTCCAATGGCCTCAGTGAGGGAGACCGTGTCATTGCCATTGGCGTTTCCTATGTCACGGAAGGCATGAAGGTACGTTCATTCAAAAAAGAAGGTGGGCTCTAG
- a CDS encoding SprT family zinc-dependent metalloprotease: MNTNNISVNILGLDVQVTRKKIKNLHLSVCPPDGRIKLSCPIHFDEERVRLAIISRLPWIRQRQQEFQNQPRQSERKYVDGESHYFRGQRYRLKVIENSTTNRIQIVNNSILRMEIRKSVGLNKKEQLLQDWYRCFLKKETSALFEKWQPRIQKEASGWRIQKMKTKWGSCNTTTGHILINLELAKKSPECLEYIVVHELVHLHERHHNDRFKSLMNEFLPSWQLARDKLKAEPLAYEHWEY; this comes from the coding sequence ATGAATACAAATAACATATCGGTAAATATTCTTGGTCTTGATGTCCAAGTAACACGGAAAAAAATCAAAAACCTCCATCTGTCGGTATGCCCTCCTGACGGAAGAATCAAGTTGTCCTGCCCAATTCATTTTGATGAAGAACGTGTCCGATTGGCAATTATTTCCCGATTGCCCTGGATAAGGCAAAGACAACAGGAATTCCAAAATCAGCCAAGGCAATCTGAGCGGAAATATGTTGATGGAGAAAGTCACTATTTTCGTGGGCAAAGATATAGACTGAAAGTGATTGAAAACTCGACCACCAACAGGATCCAGATAGTAAACAACTCGATTTTGAGAATGGAAATTCGGAAGTCAGTAGGCCTGAACAAAAAGGAACAGCTACTGCAAGACTGGTATCGCTGTTTTCTTAAGAAAGAAACCTCGGCTTTATTTGAAAAGTGGCAACCTAGGATTCAAAAAGAAGCCAGTGGCTGGCGCATTCAAAAAATGAAAACGAAATGGGGAAGTTGCAATACAACAACAGGTCATATTCTGATCAATTTGGAATTGGCAAAAAAGTCCCCCGAATGCTTGGAATATATCGTGGTTCATGAACTGGTGCATCTACACGAGCGCCATCATAATGACCGTTTCAAATCCCTTATGAATGAATTTCTTCCGTCATGGCAACTTGCCAGAGATAAGCTCAAAGCAGAACCGTTAGCTTACGAACATTGGGAATACTGA
- a CDS encoding threonine/serine exporter family protein, with product MTDIASNQDQMRLRHRHLEKISMSALNVGCILMESGAKAEVVRNGIEMVVQGLGAETIAVRIGYASIGLTVRDLDDAGNTISRLLQVGPHGVNLQLNNAARALAVRASQGSMSAEDIVTEVAGLRKKTPKHHWVTVALATGLACASFGQLLGTDAMAFLPIWFAGFIGQTIRHFMVLHKQNVFAMVTIVAFVSSAIGGLISQLIGSLTPEMAMFSSILLLVPGVPAMNAQTDIMEGSPTLGSARAISVFMALIFLTVGVALSRYILMRFGSYDQLLDHGILHHMIFGAIAASGFGILFNFSWRTVGWTAIGGAVALGVRTVGMDAEWGLAMSSTVAAAAVTVYVRLLYLLPVFVPTGGSMLAIAGCIPMIPGSGAAHGLVGLMTFASQHDNYDVALLGSSVAAMLSVVFTIGGIAAAITLINEIIKRPSFPTL from the coding sequence ATGACCGACATCGCAAGCAATCAGGACCAGATGCGCCTCAGACACAGGCATCTTGAAAAAATATCAATGTCAGCCCTCAATGTTGGCTGCATTCTCATGGAGTCCGGTGCCAAGGCGGAAGTGGTGCGCAATGGTATCGAAATGGTTGTGCAGGGACTGGGCGCCGAAACGATTGCCGTCCGTATCGGTTATGCATCTATCGGCCTGACGGTCAGAGACTTGGATGACGCAGGCAACACCATTAGCCGCTTGCTGCAAGTGGGACCGCATGGCGTCAATCTTCAGCTTAACAATGCTGCACGCGCCCTCGCTGTTCGCGCCTCTCAGGGCTCCATGTCTGCTGAAGACATTGTCACTGAAGTGGCTGGACTGAGGAAAAAGACGCCCAAGCATCATTGGGTCACGGTGGCGCTGGCGACGGGTCTTGCCTGCGCCTCTTTCGGCCAGTTGCTCGGCACTGATGCCATGGCGTTTCTGCCGATCTGGTTTGCCGGCTTCATCGGCCAGACCATTCGCCATTTCATGGTTCTGCACAAACAGAATGTGTTTGCCATGGTCACCATCGTCGCCTTTGTTTCTTCAGCCATTGGCGGGCTGATCTCGCAACTGATCGGCAGCCTGACGCCCGAGATGGCGATGTTTTCCTCGATTCTCCTTCTTGTTCCCGGCGTGCCCGCGATGAATGCGCAGACGGATATCATGGAGGGCTCCCCCACCCTTGGCAGCGCCAGAGCCATTTCGGTCTTCATGGCCCTGATTTTCCTCACTGTCGGCGTAGCGCTTTCCCGCTATATTCTGATGCGGTTTGGTTCTTATGACCAATTGCTCGACCACGGCATCCTGCATCATATGATTTTCGGTGCGATTGCCGCTTCCGGCTTCGGCATTCTGTTCAATTTCAGCTGGCGCACGGTCGGCTGGACAGCCATCGGCGGTGCTGTAGCACTTGGCGTTCGCACGGTGGGAATGGACGCAGAATGGGGGCTGGCGATGTCTTCAACCGTAGCGGCGGCGGCGGTTACCGTCTATGTGCGCCTGCTTTATCTGCTCCCTGTTTTCGTGCCCACCGGTGGCAGCATGCTGGCAATTGCCGGATGCATCCCGATGATCCCGGGTAGCGGTGCCGCCCATGGCCTTGTCGGCCTGATGACCTTCGCAAGCCAGCATGACAATTATGATGTCGCCTTGCTGGGCAGCTCTGTTGCGGCAATGCTCAGCGTTGTCTTCACGATAGGCGGTATCGCTGCGGCCATTACCCTGATAAACGAAATCATCAAGAGGCCGAGCTTTCCGACCTTGTAA
- the rplM gene encoding 50S ribosomal protein L13, producing MKTFSANPSNIEKKWILIDAEGLVLGRLASLIAMRLRGKHKATFTPHMDCGDNVIVINADKVKLTGRKYENKKYYWHTGHPGGIKERTARQIIEGKFPERVIQKAVQRMLPGGPLSRVQMSNLRVYGGAEHPHEAQSPELLDVKSLNSKNAKA from the coding sequence ATGAAAACTTTTTCTGCAAACCCTTCTAACATCGAAAAGAAATGGATTCTGATCGATGCCGAAGGTCTGGTGCTGGGTCGTCTGGCTTCGCTTATCGCGATGCGCCTGCGTGGCAAGCACAAAGCTACCTTCACACCGCACATGGACTGCGGCGACAATGTTATCGTTATCAATGCTGACAAGGTCAAGCTGACCGGTCGTAAATACGAGAACAAAAAATACTACTGGCACACCGGTCATCCGGGCGGCATCAAGGAACGTACCGCTCGTCAGATCATCGAGGGCAAGTTCCCTGAGCGTGTGATCCAGAAAGCTGTACAGCGCATGCTGCCAGGCGGCCCGCTGTCCCGCGTTCAGATGTCCAACCTGCGCGTTTATGGTGGCGCTGAGCATCCTCATGAAGCCCAGTCCCCAGAATTGCTGGACGTCAAATCCTTGAACTCCAAGAATGCGAAGGCCTAA
- a CDS encoding efflux RND transporter permease subunit, which produces MTLTDYAIENKVVSWMMTILLLAGGIYAYMNLGRLEDPEFTIKEAVIATYYPGASSLEVEEEITLPIETALQQLPYVDHITSISSAGLSQVTVVMKDKYRDAELKQIWDEMRRKINDMSSDLPSGSYSPVINDDFGDVYGIYLAVTGDGYSHQELSDYVDFLRRDLVLVDGVGKVAIGGSLQKEIILEISRSKLAAHNLSITSLQSLLQNQNVVTNAGSIKVGSEYIRISSTGDYSNVDQMKDILLGQTGDDVVYLSDVADIKVDYADPPSHVYRFNGSPAMTIGISFAEGVNVTKVGNNVSERLKELESNRPVGVELHTIYNQPQQVTASIDDFLVNLGESILIVIVVLLVTMGLRSGILMSFILLLTICGTLMVMELIGMPLHRVSLGSMILALGMLVDNAIVITDGILVGMKQGLSKVKAAHRIVTQTVWPLFGATAISVVAFAPIGLSPDKTGEYAGSLFWVLMISLTLSWILAITLTPFLASVMFKESQLEEEDKFGEAIDPYKGFVYQIYKSMLLFSLRWRWGTSLVMIAGMGAAIYGFGFVGQSFFPTSKLPMLTVDYWLPQGSDIRATIDDMDRLESILQKNDKIKQVTTTVGAGAERFMLTYSAERTYANYGQFIIEVKDFDDLADVRQWVDKNLKENAPYAFIKTSRFELGTAAGSKVEARITGSDPAILRQLANKVIDIYRTDPDAVNIRQDWQERTKVLRPQFAEAEARRLGITKADIDKAILLNVHGLTIAQARDGSDIMPIILRPPLEERSKVDQLSDIQVYSSVLGQYVSIDQVVHSIDLAWEDPLIMRRDRKRTIQVWADVAPNSGTSSLELFGRLRGKVEALQLPQGYELTWGGEYDNQSKATAAVFANVPLGVLVMFAITVMLFNSFKQTIVVWLTVPLAIIGVTAGLLIFNLPFSFTALIGFLSLSGMLLKNGIVLIEEIKRLNEEDHVTIHDAITRAAISRLRPVTMAALTTVLGLIPLITDIFFDSLAVTIMFGLATATVLTLIVVPVLFAIFYGVKFKRGEVI; this is translated from the coding sequence ATGACACTCACAGACTATGCCATCGAGAATAAGGTCGTTAGCTGGATGATGACCATCCTGCTGCTCGCTGGAGGTATCTATGCCTATATGAATTTGGGCCGTCTGGAAGACCCTGAATTCACCATCAAGGAAGCGGTCATCGCCACCTATTATCCCGGTGCCTCCTCGCTTGAGGTCGAGGAAGAGATCACGCTGCCCATCGAGACAGCCTTGCAGCAATTGCCTTATGTCGATCATATCACCTCGATTTCCTCTGCCGGTCTCAGTCAGGTTACCGTGGTGATGAAAGACAAATATCGCGACGCCGAGCTGAAGCAGATCTGGGACGAGATGCGGCGCAAGATCAATGACATGAGCTCTGATCTGCCGTCCGGCTCCTATTCGCCGGTCATCAATGATGATTTCGGTGATGTCTATGGCATCTATCTGGCGGTTACCGGCGATGGCTACAGCCATCAGGAACTGAGCGACTATGTCGATTTTCTCAGGCGCGATCTGGTGCTTGTTGATGGCGTTGGCAAGGTGGCCATTGGCGGCAGCTTGCAAAAGGAAATCATTCTGGAGATCAGCCGCTCCAAGCTGGCTGCGCATAATCTGTCCATCACATCCCTTCAGTCCCTTCTGCAAAATCAGAATGTTGTCACCAATGCAGGCAGCATTAAGGTGGGTAGTGAATATATCCGCATCAGCTCCACCGGCGATTACAGCAATGTCGACCAGATGAAGGATATTCTGCTGGGACAGACGGGCGACGATGTGGTCTATCTTTCCGATGTTGCCGATATCAAGGTGGATTACGCCGACCCGCCAAGCCATGTCTACCGCTTCAATGGCAGCCCGGCCATGACCATTGGCATCTCCTTTGCCGAAGGGGTGAATGTTACCAAGGTCGGCAATAATGTTTCTGAACGCCTCAAGGAGCTGGAAAGCAATCGACCGGTGGGCGTCGAGCTGCACACAATTTATAATCAGCCGCAACAGGTGACCGCCTCGATCGATGACTTCCTTGTCAATCTGGGCGAGTCCATTCTTATTGTCATTGTGGTGCTGCTGGTCACCATGGGGCTGAGATCCGGCATCCTGATGAGCTTCATTCTGCTGCTGACGATCTGTGGCACGCTGATGGTTATGGAGTTGATTGGCATGCCCCTGCACCGGGTCTCTCTTGGCTCGATGATCCTTGCGCTGGGGATGCTGGTGGACAATGCGATTGTGATTACCGATGGCATTCTGGTTGGCATGAAGCAGGGCTTGAGCAAGGTGAAAGCCGCACACAGGATCGTCACCCAGACGGTCTGGCCATTGTTCGGAGCCACGGCCATTTCCGTCGTAGCCTTTGCCCCTATCGGCCTTTCTCCGGACAAGACGGGCGAATATGCCGGTTCCCTCTTCTGGGTGCTGATGATTTCGCTTACGCTTTCCTGGATATTGGCCATTACCCTCACGCCATTTCTGGCATCCGTGATGTTCAAGGAAAGCCAGCTCGAAGAAGAGGACAAGTTCGGCGAGGCTATCGATCCCTACAAGGGCTTTGTCTATCAGATTTACAAATCCATGCTGCTCTTTTCCCTGCGCTGGCGCTGGGGTACCAGTCTCGTGATGATCGCAGGCATGGGTGCCGCCATTTACGGGTTCGGTTTTGTCGGACAATCCTTTTTCCCAACCTCGAAGCTGCCCATGCTGACGGTTGATTACTGGTTGCCGCAGGGCTCGGACATCCGGGCCACCATTGATGATATGGATCGTCTTGAGTCGATCCTGCAAAAGAATGACAAGATCAAGCAGGTAACAACCACAGTCGGAGCTGGCGCAGAGCGTTTCATGCTCACCTACAGCGCAGAGCGCACTTATGCCAATTACGGGCAATTCATCATCGAAGTGAAAGATTTCGACGATCTGGCAGACGTGCGCCAATGGGTCGACAAAAATCTCAAGGAAAACGCCCCTTACGCCTTCATCAAGACAAGCCGGTTTGAGCTTGGCACTGCCGCCGGCTCGAAAGTCGAGGCGCGCATTACGGGGTCGGATCCCGCCATTTTACGCCAGCTGGCCAACAAGGTGATTGATATCTACCGCACCGATCCGGATGCCGTGAATATTCGTCAGGATTGGCAGGAACGCACCAAGGTGTTGCGGCCGCAATTTGCCGAAGCAGAAGCACGTCGTCTGGGCATCACCAAAGCCGATATCGACAAGGCGATCCTGCTCAATGTCCATGGCCTGACCATCGCACAGGCTCGCGATGGTTCCGATATTATGCCGATCATCCTGCGCCCTCCTCTGGAAGAACGCAGCAAAGTCGATCAGTTGAGCGATATTCAGGTTTACAGCTCCGTGCTGGGCCAATATGTCAGCATTGATCAGGTTGTCCATTCCATCGATCTGGCCTGGGAAGACCCACTGATCATGCGCAGAGACCGCAAACGCACCATTCAGGTCTGGGCAGATGTTGCGCCGAATTCAGGCACATCCAGTCTGGAGCTGTTTGGACGCCTCAGAGGCAAGGTTGAAGCTCTGCAACTGCCTCAGGGCTATGAGCTGACATGGGGTGGCGAATATGACAATCAGTCGAAAGCGACGGCTGCCGTATTTGCCAACGTTCCCCTCGGTGTGCTGGTGATGTTCGCTATCACGGTGATGCTGTTCAACTCTTTCAAGCAAACCATCGTGGTCTGGTTGACGGTGCCTCTGGCGATCATCGGGGTTACGGCCGGTCTTCTGATCTTCAATCTGCCATTCAGCTTCACGGCATTGATCGGTTTTCTCTCCCTCTCAGGCATGTTGCTCAAGAATGGCATTGTGCTGATTGAGGAAATCAAGCGCCTGAATGAAGAGGATCACGTCACCATCCATGATGCCATAACACGCGCCGCCATTTCCCGCCTGCGCCCCGTTACCATGGCTGCGCTGACCACTGTCTTGGGGCTTATCCCCCTGATCACCGACATTTTCTTCGACTCACTTGCGGTCACCATCATGTTCGGGCTGGCAACGGCCACCGTTCTGACGCTGATCGTGGTTCCCGTATTGTTTGCGATTTTCTACGGGGTCAAGTTCAAACGTGGAGAAGTCATCTGA
- the rpsI gene encoding 30S ribosomal protein S9 yields MSDTVQSLEDLGSAVGVEAEDSAPVHVQKLDAHGRAYATGKRKDAVARVWVKPGSGKIIVNKKEMNAYFGRPVLQMVVKQPIVAANRDGQFDIVCTVSGGGLSGQAGAIRHGISKALTYYEPELRGVLKKGGFLTRDSRVVERKKYGRAKARRSFQFSKR; encoded by the coding sequence ATGAGCGATACTGTCCAGTCTCTTGAAGACCTCGGCTCCGCAGTTGGCGTAGAAGCTGAAGATTCCGCTCCGGTACATGTACAGAAGCTCGACGCACATGGTCGTGCCTATGCTACCGGCAAACGTAAAGATGCTGTTGCTCGCGTTTGGGTCAAACCAGGCTCTGGCAAGATCATCGTCAACAAGAAAGAAATGAACGCCTATTTCGGTCGTCCGGTTCTGCAGATGGTTGTCAAACAGCCAATCGTTGCCGCCAACCGCGATGGTCAGTTTGACATCGTCTGCACCGTTTCCGGTGGTGGATTGTCTGGTCAGGCTGGCGCCATTCGTCATGGCATCTCCAAGGCTCTGACCTACTATGAGCCGGAGCTGCGTGGCGTCCTGAAAAAAGGTGGCTTCCTTACTCGCGACTCTCGTGTTGTTGAACGTAAGAAATACGGCCGTGCAAAAGCACGTCGTTCCTTCCAGTTCTCCAAACGCTAA